The Alteripontixanthobacter sp. genome has a window encoding:
- a CDS encoding sulfur transferase domain-containing protein, translated as MDRAQIDENLSLLTFPPAADDLQTLADDGFKSIVNLRQAGEQGEKLSPQAEAEEARENGLDYLHYPVSPPDLTAENAKDFATRLVQLPRPVAIHCASGRRASLMGLASWALQNEGDAATAAKRGRDAGLEISEGGLLPLLNANEAGAQ; from the coding sequence ATGGACCGCGCGCAAATTGACGAGAACCTCTCCCTGCTGACATTCCCGCCCGCAGCAGACGACCTTCAAACCCTTGCGGACGATGGTTTCAAATCGATTGTCAATTTGAGGCAGGCAGGCGAGCAAGGCGAAAAGCTGAGCCCGCAGGCCGAAGCGGAAGAAGCGCGCGAAAACGGATTGGATTACCTTCACTATCCCGTTTCTCCACCAGATTTGACGGCTGAGAACGCGAAGGACTTTGCGACCAGACTTGTACAGCTTCCCCGTCCTGTGGCCATTCACTGCGCCAGTGGACGTCGGGCTAGCTTGATGGGTCTTGCGTCCTGGGCGCTTCAAAACGAGGGTGACGCCGCCACAGCAGCGAAAAGAGGCCGCGACGCCGGGCTGGAAATCAGTGAAGGTGGTTTACTGCCACTGCTCAATGCAAATGAGGCAGGCGCGCAATGA
- a CDS encoding efflux RND transporter periplasmic adaptor subunit codes for MKAVFERLSPRQRSYAAAAGIALVSLGAGYGLSMLGGGSDGGDAAADTGCEEVLYWYDPMVPDQRFDEPGKSPFMDMQMVPKCAGGDAQAGEGVSIDSALVQNFGIRTAEAEYGVLEPETTVTGTLAYNGSEVAIVQPRAGGYVQRTYGHAPQDLIARGAPIVDLLVPEWGGAQQEFLAVAATGDAALTNAARQRLRLLGMPEGVISSVARSGRPQSTITVTAPQSGAITSLGVRPGMTVMAGQSLAEISGYSSIWLEAAVPEALAGSARVGQPVSATLTAFPGERFAGRIIAILPSAQEASRTITVRAAMPNPGLRLKPGMFAQVMIAPERREALLIPSEAVIRTGERTLVMISQEGGGYRPAEVRIGREAGGRTEVLAGLAEGEEVVTSGQFLLDSEASLAGIDVRPIDDAPTTGGEKETQADADEPRTYRATGTIERITARSITLRHGPVEALEWPAMTMGFATEGPAQVRGFQRGDRVTFTFVQASTGPRIVSIRKTGQ; via the coding sequence ATGAAAGCCGTGTTCGAACGTCTTTCTCCGCGCCAGCGCTCTTATGCAGCGGCGGCCGGTATTGCCTTGGTCAGCCTAGGGGCTGGCTACGGTCTGTCGATGCTCGGCGGCGGTAGCGATGGCGGTGACGCCGCTGCCGATACCGGCTGCGAAGAAGTGCTCTACTGGTACGATCCGATGGTGCCCGATCAGCGCTTCGACGAGCCGGGCAAATCCCCCTTTATGGATATGCAGATGGTCCCGAAATGCGCGGGCGGTGATGCGCAGGCCGGCGAGGGTGTCAGCATCGATTCCGCATTGGTCCAGAACTTCGGCATTCGCACTGCCGAGGCCGAATACGGCGTGCTGGAACCGGAAACCACGGTAACTGGCACGCTTGCCTACAATGGCAGCGAGGTTGCGATCGTCCAGCCTCGCGCGGGCGGCTATGTTCAGCGGACGTATGGCCACGCCCCGCAGGATCTTATCGCACGAGGCGCGCCAATCGTCGACCTGCTGGTGCCCGAGTGGGGCGGCGCCCAGCAGGAATTTCTTGCCGTAGCAGCTACCGGCGACGCGGCGCTTACCAATGCTGCCCGTCAACGTCTGCGACTGCTTGGGATGCCGGAAGGCGTGATCTCCTCGGTGGCTCGAAGCGGCAGACCGCAATCGACAATCACTGTCACCGCGCCGCAATCGGGTGCGATTACCTCGCTCGGTGTCAGGCCGGGCATGACCGTGATGGCAGGGCAAAGCCTCGCCGAGATCAGCGGCTATAGCTCAATCTGGCTCGAAGCCGCCGTGCCCGAGGCGCTTGCGGGAAGCGCTCGCGTGGGACAGCCGGTAAGCGCGACGCTCACGGCTTTTCCCGGAGAGCGATTTGCCGGACGGATCATTGCCATCCTGCCCAGTGCGCAGGAGGCAAGCAGGACGATTACCGTGCGCGCGGCGATGCCCAACCCCGGGCTTCGCCTGAAACCGGGCATGTTTGCGCAGGTCATGATTGCTCCTGAACGGCGTGAAGCATTGCTCATCCCGTCGGAGGCGGTGATCCGCACCGGCGAACGCACGTTGGTTATGATTTCTCAGGAAGGCGGAGGATACCGCCCTGCCGAAGTCCGGATCGGGCGAGAAGCTGGCGGTCGGACCGAAGTTCTTGCGGGGCTGGCGGAAGGGGAGGAGGTGGTTACCTCCGGGCAGTTCCTGCTTGATTCCGAAGCCAGCCTTGCCGGTATCGATGTGCGTCCCATCGATGATGCACCAACCACTGGCGGGGAAAAAGAAACGCAGGCGGATGCTGACGAACCGCGCACCTATCGAGCCACCGGCACGATCGAACGCATCACTGCCCGCAGCATCACCTTGCGGCACGGGCCGGTCGAAGCCCTGGAATGGCCAGCCATGACGATGGGTTTTGCCACTGAAGGTCCGGCCCAGGTTCGCGGTTTCCAACGCGGCGACCGGGTAACCTTTACCTTCGTTCAGGCAAGCACCGGTCCGCGCATCGTCTCGATCCGGAAGACCGGCCAATGA
- a CDS encoding nuclear transport factor 2 family protein, translated as MRNKLPISVAALVMIANGVPAMAQSMDHSAHAEQVTTKPMDHAAHMAAMNDAIAGAEAALTSYRQALTARDADAMAALFAEDSFIYENGKDEGSFTHYMEHHLGPELDAITSFTFGNPTLAVTRMGHMAFGRETYTYRIELADGRVIDREGVATSVLTHDADGWKIVQYHSSSRAPR; from the coding sequence ATGCGTAACAAACTGCCCATAAGCGTGGCCGCTCTGGTTATGATCGCAAATGGCGTGCCGGCAATGGCGCAGTCCATGGATCATTCAGCACATGCCGAACAGGTAACTACGAAGCCGATGGACCATGCCGCGCATATGGCTGCCATGAACGATGCTATCGCCGGAGCGGAAGCAGCGCTCACCTCCTACCGTCAAGCGCTGACAGCGCGCGATGCGGATGCCATGGCCGCGCTGTTTGCCGAGGACTCCTTCATCTATGAAAACGGCAAGGATGAAGGCAGCTTCACGCATTATATGGAACATCACCTCGGCCCCGAACTTGATGCGATTACCAGCTTCACCTTTGGCAATCCCACTCTTGCGGTGACGCGAATGGGGCACATGGCGTTTGGCCGCGAAACATACACTTACCGGATCGAACTTGCCGACGGACGCGTGATCGATCGCGAAGGCGTTGCCACCTCGGTTTTGACTCACGACGCTGATGGATGGAAGATCGTTCAGTACCATTCCTCTTCGCGCGCTCCGAGATAA
- a CDS encoding copper resistance protein B, protein MKTLLAILLIGTATPVMAQHAGHTMPDPEPTPAPAQVETPDPDDTDHSQMDHSAMGHDTGRVVPPDDSVLEATDQPAAHGQSQMDHGTMTMPIPSSPPPASAGSGPPRAADAIWGAEAMRASRAQLRHEQGGQTYFWFQGDRVEYRAREGGDGYLWDVQGYYGGDIDKLWFKSEGEGSFDEEIEGAEVQALYSRAIAPFFDLQAGVRQDFAPRDRTYAVIGIQGLAPYQFEIDAAAFLSSKGDLTARIEAELDQRITQRLILQPRAEVNLSAQDIPELGIGSGLDTVELGIRLRYEFAREFAPYIGVEQEWRVGQSADYARANGEDPSVTNYVIGLRFWF, encoded by the coding sequence ATGAAAACCCTGCTTGCAATCCTGCTCATCGGTACTGCGACGCCCGTTATGGCCCAGCATGCCGGCCATACGATGCCGGACCCGGAGCCAACACCCGCCCCCGCACAGGTAGAAACGCCCGATCCGGATGACACTGACCATTCCCAAATGGACCATTCAGCGATGGGGCATGACACTGGCCGGGTGGTGCCTCCAGATGATTCAGTCCTGGAAGCAACTGATCAACCTGCCGCGCACGGTCAATCGCAGATGGATCACGGCACAATGACGATGCCCATTCCCAGTTCGCCGCCACCCGCCTCGGCCGGATCAGGCCCGCCGCGCGCTGCCGATGCGATTTGGGGTGCAGAGGCAATGCGCGCCAGTCGCGCTCAACTTCGCCATGAACAAGGCGGTCAGACTTATTTCTGGTTTCAGGGCGATCGCGTCGAGTATCGGGCTCGCGAAGGCGGGGATGGCTACCTGTGGGATGTCCAAGGTTATTACGGCGGGGATATCGACAAGTTGTGGTTCAAATCAGAGGGCGAAGGCAGCTTCGATGAAGAAATCGAAGGGGCCGAGGTGCAAGCGCTTTATAGCCGCGCCATCGCTCCTTTCTTCGATTTGCAAGCCGGGGTGCGGCAGGATTTTGCTCCCCGCGACCGGACTTATGCAGTCATCGGGATCCAAGGTCTCGCCCCTTATCAATTCGAGATCGATGCCGCTGCATTTCTGTCCAGCAAGGGTGATCTGACAGCGAGGATCGAAGCCGAACTGGACCAGCGAATAACACAGCGGTTGATCTTGCAGCCGCGCGCGGAAGTGAACTTATCGGCGCAGGACATTCCCGAGCTTGGGATTGGATCTGGCCTCGATACGGTCGAGCTTGGAATTCGTCTTCGGTATGAATTTGCCCGAGAATTTGCGCCATACATTGGCGTCGAGCAAGAATGGCGGGTCGGCCAAAGCGCCGATTATGCCCGCGCCAATGGAGAAGACCCGAGCGTAACAAACTACGTCATCGGTTTGCGGTTTTGGTTCTAA
- a CDS encoding TolC family protein, translated as MNWRIGWVPFSALLVAQTAQAQSVGYEETLAAARAEQPMLEAGAFRIQARRDAAEAADELPDPRVRAGVMNLPVTGPAAFDPYAQLPTQLAVGVEQEIPNLARRRARYGLAGSEIGIAEARLGLSERSILVDAGTAWIGLYYAQQRLALARDALDGLRDFVPVAVSAVASGSARPAESLAIRRELLEIEDAITRIEAARATARARLQRYIAESEPVAAGAAPRATVDPEGLRFTLEANPELRLADAEQRRAEAAADLARAEKRPDFGVSVTYGHRNPDFGSAVSVMGSVTLPIFTDRRQNPRIAAAEADAAAASAERVDRLRAIRARFEADLAAWRSAVQQWERARDELLPLAHDRAELETASFAAGRADLVDVIAAKSALALLELEILEREQMAVEAAATLSLTYGEDRP; from the coding sequence ATGAATTGGCGAATTGGTTGGGTGCCGTTTTCGGCGCTGCTCGTCGCTCAGACTGCGCAAGCGCAGTCGGTCGGCTATGAAGAAACCCTTGCGGCGGCGCGGGCGGAACAGCCCATGCTCGAAGCGGGCGCATTCCGCATACAGGCGAGGCGCGATGCTGCCGAAGCAGCGGACGAATTGCCCGACCCACGCGTTCGTGCAGGCGTGATGAACTTGCCGGTCACCGGACCGGCCGCATTTGATCCGTATGCGCAATTGCCGACGCAGCTTGCGGTTGGCGTCGAACAGGAAATTCCCAACCTTGCCAGGCGGCGAGCGCGATACGGCCTTGCCGGATCCGAAATCGGTATTGCCGAAGCCCGTCTTGGCTTGTCCGAACGTTCGATCCTCGTCGACGCGGGGACGGCTTGGATCGGCCTGTATTACGCCCAGCAACGCCTCGCTCTTGCGCGCGACGCTCTGGACGGCTTGAGAGATTTCGTTCCGGTCGCCGTCAGCGCCGTGGCTTCAGGATCGGCCAGACCTGCCGAAAGCCTCGCGATCCGGCGTGAGCTTCTTGAAATCGAGGATGCCATTACCCGGATCGAGGCCGCGCGCGCAACCGCTCGCGCCCGGCTGCAGCGCTATATCGCCGAAAGCGAGCCTGTCGCTGCGGGGGCCGCTCCCCGAGCTACCGTGGACCCGGAAGGCCTTCGGTTCACGTTGGAGGCCAATCCGGAATTGCGCTTGGCGGATGCAGAGCAACGTCGTGCTGAGGCTGCAGCCGATCTGGCGCGCGCTGAAAAACGGCCCGATTTCGGTGTCAGCGTGACTTATGGTCACCGTAATCCCGATTTCGGCAGTGCCGTATCGGTCATGGGATCGGTCACTTTGCCCATCTTCACCGACAGGCGGCAGAACCCGCGCATCGCGGCAGCCGAAGCAGACGCTGCTGCCGCCTCGGCTGAGCGCGTCGATCGCCTGAGAGCGATCAGGGCCCGGTTCGAAGCCGATCTGGCTGCGTGGCGCAGCGCGGTGCAGCAGTGGGAACGTGCGAGGGACGAGCTTCTACCGCTCGCGCATGACCGTGCCGAACTCGAAACCGCCAGCTTCGCTGCTGGCCGCGCCGACCTCGTTGATGTGATCGCGGCCAAATCTGCGCTGGCATTGCTCGAACTCGAGATTCTCGAACGCGAACAGATGGCTGTCGAAGCCGCTGCAACTCTAAGTCTTACTTATGGGGAGGACAGGCCATGA
- a CDS encoding copper-binding protein produces the protein MRITTLVTLLAAPLALAACGSGNDTEMMDDTAMADGQMADGQMPMGDGDMPMMGSDSAMQTASAEGTVTAIDADAGTITVDHGAVPAIEWPAMTMAFDADEQLRQDVAVGDTISFDFTTGEGGNTITSITKQ, from the coding sequence ATGCGTATTACAACCCTCGTGACCTTGCTGGCAGCGCCCTTGGCACTCGCCGCGTGTGGCTCCGGCAACGACACCGAAATGATGGACGACACGGCCATGGCGGACGGCCAGATGGCAGACGGTCAGATGCCGATGGGCGATGGCGACATGCCTATGATGGGATCGGATAGCGCGATGCAGACCGCCAGTGCGGAAGGAACCGTGACCGCCATCGATGCCGATGCAGGAACGATCACTGTCGATCACGGCGCTGTCCCCGCGATCGAATGGCCCGCCATGACGATGGCGTTCGACGCCGACGAGCAGCTGCGTCAGGACGTGGCGGTTGGCGACACGATCTCGTTCGACTTCACAACCGGTGAAGGCGGCAACACGATCACTTCGATCACCAAGCAGTAA
- a CDS encoding MBL fold metallo-hydrolase, translating into MIFRQLVEPESSTYTYLIGCENTGKAVLLDPVIETCDRDMEAVTALGLTLSFTLDTHIHADHITGACRLRSLTGCKVAYPADDNLSCADAEVSEEAPLSVGELTIRALFTPGHTDKHHSYVIEQGGHTQVFTGDALLIDGCGRTDFQNGDSATLYKSVREKLFALPEDTLVYPAHDYSGRRVSTIMQERTRNPRLNDEISLSEFQRIMAELDLPYPKKIDVAVPANSKCGDCVEEAVEHLHKIGGKSPQG; encoded by the coding sequence ATGATTTTCAGGCAGCTCGTCGAACCGGAATCGTCGACTTACACCTATCTGATCGGATGCGAGAACACCGGCAAAGCCGTTTTACTCGATCCGGTAATCGAGACGTGCGACAGGGATATGGAGGCGGTCACTGCCCTAGGCCTAACCCTGTCTTTCACACTCGACACGCACATCCACGCTGACCACATCACGGGAGCGTGTCGGCTACGAAGCCTGACCGGGTGCAAGGTTGCCTATCCGGCTGATGACAATCTTTCTTGCGCCGATGCTGAAGTGAGCGAGGAAGCGCCGTTGTCCGTCGGCGAACTGACCATTCGCGCCTTGTTCACCCCCGGACATACCGACAAGCATCATAGTTACGTAATAGAGCAAGGCGGCCATACGCAGGTCTTCACCGGCGATGCGCTGCTCATTGATGGATGCGGTCGCACCGATTTCCAGAACGGCGATTCCGCGACCTTGTACAAGTCAGTTCGCGAAAAGCTGTTCGCTTTGCCGGAAGATACGCTGGTCTACCCCGCGCACGATTATTCAGGCCGCCGGGTCTCGACCATCATGCAAGAGCGTACGCGCAATCCTCGATTGAACGACGAAATTTCGCTTTCCGAGTTCCAGCGGATCATGGCCGAACTCGACTTGCCCTATCCCAAGAAGATCGATGTCGCCGTCCCTGCCAATTCAAAGTGCGGTGACTGCGTGGAAGAAGCGGTTGAGCATCTGCATAAGATCGGCGGAAAATCGCCGCAGGGCTAA
- a CDS encoding efflux RND transporter permease subunit has translation MIARIIESSIANRLLVVLAAIGLALAGFWAVRTTPVDALPDLSDVQVVIRSNYAGQAPRIVEDQVTYPLATTMLSVPGAKTVRGYSFFGDSYVYVIFEDGTDLYWARSRVLEYLNQVQNRLPEGVESTLGPDATGVGWIYEYALVDRSGGHDLAGLRSLQDWFLRYELKTIPGIAEVASVGGMVKQYQIVLDPYRMASFGVTHGQIVSAIQAGNQEAGGSIVEMGEAEFMVRSSGYLGSLDDFRSIPLRAEAGGVPVTLGDVANVQIGPELRRGIAELNGQGEVAGGIVILRQGADARGAIEAVEAKLDQLQASLPEGVEIVTTYDRSQLIDASVDNLTTKLIEEFVVVALVCLLFLWHARSALVAVVTLPLGVLAAFLVMRFQGVNANIMSLGGIAIAIGAMVDAAVVMIENAHKHIERWTEENPDTVMSGEERWRIVADASKEVGPALFFSLLIITLSFLPVFTLQAQEGRLFAPLAFTKTYAMAAAAILSITLVPVLMGWLIRGKIPREDSNPINKALTRAYRPGLDWVMRRPKATLVIAGLIFATTLVPFTRLGGEFLPPLDEGDLLYMPSALPGLSPGEASALLQRTDRLIKTVPEVDTVFGKAGRADTATDPAPLTMFETTISFKPREEWREGMTPDKLVEELDRVVRVPGLANVWVPPIRNRIDMLATGIKSPIGVKVSGEDLGEIERVALQVEQIAKEVPGVSSALAERLSGGRYVDVDINRLEAARYGLNIADVQQIVSGAIGGANVARTVEGLARYTVNVRYPREIRDSVDELRNLPVLTPAGQQITLGTVADVRVTSGPPMLKSEQGRPTSYVYVDVRGRDLISVVGDLQEAIGAEVDLPAGVSLSYAGQFEYLTRAYERLQIVVPATLAIIFLLLYLIFRRFDEALLIMGTLPFALTGGFWLLYLMGYNQSVATAVGFIALAGVSAEFGVVMLIYLKAALERREGELDADEVSAAIREGALLRVRPKAMTVAVILAGLFPILIGAGAGSEVMSRIVAPMIGGMITAPLLSMFVLPAAYLMMRRPRTNRSKPLEGEEECVLQPS, from the coding sequence ATGATCGCGCGGATCATTGAAAGTTCGATTGCCAACCGCCTGCTCGTGGTTCTGGCGGCGATCGGTCTGGCGCTCGCCGGCTTCTGGGCCGTGCGGACCACTCCTGTCGATGCGCTGCCCGATTTGTCGGATGTACAGGTTGTCATCCGCTCGAACTATGCCGGGCAGGCTCCGCGTATCGTCGAGGACCAGGTCACCTATCCGCTGGCGACGACTATGCTCTCGGTACCGGGGGCGAAGACCGTGCGTGGCTATTCGTTTTTCGGCGATAGCTATGTCTATGTGATTTTCGAGGACGGGACCGATCTCTACTGGGCGCGCTCGCGCGTGCTCGAATACCTCAACCAGGTCCAAAACCGCTTGCCCGAAGGCGTCGAGAGCACGCTCGGCCCCGACGCAACCGGCGTGGGATGGATCTACGAATACGCCTTGGTCGACCGCAGCGGCGGCCACGATCTGGCCGGACTGCGCAGCCTGCAGGACTGGTTCCTGCGCTACGAGCTGAAGACTATACCTGGGATCGCCGAGGTCGCCAGTGTGGGCGGCATGGTCAAGCAGTACCAGATCGTGCTCGACCCCTACCGCATGGCTTCCTTCGGAGTGACCCACGGCCAAATCGTGAGCGCGATCCAGGCAGGCAACCAGGAGGCAGGCGGTTCCATCGTCGAGATGGGCGAAGCGGAATTCATGGTGCGTTCGTCGGGCTATCTCGGCAGTCTCGATGATTTCCGCTCGATCCCTTTGCGCGCCGAAGCGGGCGGTGTGCCGGTGACGCTTGGCGATGTCGCCAATGTGCAAATCGGCCCCGAACTGCGCCGCGGTATCGCCGAGCTGAACGGCCAGGGCGAAGTCGCAGGCGGCATCGTCATTCTGCGGCAAGGCGCCGACGCGCGCGGTGCGATCGAGGCGGTCGAAGCGAAGCTCGACCAGTTGCAGGCAAGCCTGCCCGAAGGGGTCGAGATCGTCACCACCTATGACCGATCGCAGTTGATCGATGCCTCAGTCGATAACCTCACCACCAAGCTGATCGAGGAATTCGTCGTCGTTGCGCTCGTGTGCCTGCTGTTTCTGTGGCACGCCCGCTCTGCGCTGGTCGCCGTGGTGACCTTGCCGCTGGGTGTTCTGGCAGCCTTTCTGGTGATGCGCTTCCAGGGCGTGAACGCCAACATCATGTCGCTTGGCGGGATCGCCATTGCGATCGGCGCGATGGTCGATGCGGCGGTCGTGATGATCGAGAACGCGCACAAGCACATCGAGCGATGGACCGAGGAAAATCCCGATACGGTCATGTCGGGTGAGGAGCGTTGGCGGATCGTCGCAGATGCTTCCAAGGAAGTCGGTCCGGCGCTGTTTTTCAGCCTGCTGATTATCACCCTTTCGTTCCTGCCGGTCTTCACTTTGCAGGCACAGGAGGGACGGCTCTTCGCTCCGCTGGCCTTCACCAAGACCTACGCGATGGCAGCGGCTGCAATCCTCTCGATCACGCTGGTTCCGGTCCTCATGGGATGGCTGATCCGCGGCAAGATACCGCGGGAAGACAGCAACCCGATCAACAAGGCGCTGACCCGTGCCTATCGTCCGGGGCTCGACTGGGTGATGCGGCGTCCGAAGGCGACGCTGGTCATCGCAGGACTGATATTCGCGACGACGCTGGTGCCTTTTACGCGGCTGGGCGGCGAGTTTCTCCCGCCGCTCGACGAGGGCGATCTTCTCTACATGCCGAGCGCGCTTCCCGGACTTTCACCGGGGGAAGCCTCGGCCCTGCTTCAGCGGACCGACCGCCTGATCAAAACGGTGCCCGAAGTCGATACCGTTTTCGGCAAGGCGGGCCGCGCTGATACGGCCACCGATCCCGCGCCGCTGACGATGTTCGAGACGACGATCAGCTTCAAGCCGCGTGAGGAATGGCGCGAAGGGATGACGCCTGACAAGCTGGTGGAAGAACTCGATCGCGTGGTCCGGGTTCCGGGCCTCGCCAATGTCTGGGTGCCCCCAATCCGCAACCGCATCGACATGCTCGCCACCGGCATAAAGAGCCCCATCGGGGTCAAGGTCTCGGGCGAAGATTTGGGCGAAATCGAACGAGTGGCGCTACAGGTCGAACAGATTGCGAAGGAGGTGCCGGGCGTCAGTTCGGCCCTGGCCGAAAGGCTTTCAGGCGGGCGCTATGTCGATGTCGATATCAATCGTCTGGAAGCAGCCCGCTACGGGCTCAACATCGCCGATGTGCAGCAGATTGTATCGGGCGCGATCGGCGGCGCAAATGTCGCGCGTACGGTGGAGGGGTTGGCCCGTTATACGGTCAATGTCCGCTATCCGCGCGAGATTCGCGACAGCGTCGATGAGCTGCGCAATCTTCCGGTTCTAACCCCCGCGGGACAGCAGATTACGCTTGGTACAGTGGCGGACGTCCGCGTGACCAGCGGGCCGCCCATGCTCAAGAGCGAGCAAGGCCGGCCGACGAGCTATGTCTATGTCGATGTACGCGGGCGCGACCTCATCTCGGTGGTGGGCGATTTGCAGGAGGCAATCGGTGCCGAGGTCGATCTGCCCGCCGGCGTCAGCCTGTCCTATGCTGGGCAGTTCGAATATTTGACGCGCGCTTACGAGCGGTTGCAGATCGTCGTACCGGCAACACTCGCGATCATCTTCCTGCTGCTCTACCTGATCTTCCGCCGCTTCGACGAGGCGCTGCTGATCATGGGCACGCTGCCATTTGCGCTTACCGGCGGGTTCTGGCTGCTCTACCTGATGGGATACAACCAGTCCGTTGCCACCGCCGTCGGGTTCATTGCGCTGGCAGGGGTGTCGGCGGAATTCGGAGTGGTCATGCTGATCTACCTGAAGGCCGCGCTGGAACGGAGAGAGGGCGAGCTGGATGCCGACGAGGTATCGGCAGCCATCCGCGAAGGCGCGCTGCTGCGCGTCCGGCCCAAGGCGATGACCGTCGCCGTTATCCTCGCCGGCCTGTTCCCGATCCTGATCGGCGCCGGTGCCGGATCCGAGGTGATGAGCCGTATTGTGGCCCCGATGATCGGCGGGATGATCACCGCTCCGCTGCTTTCAATGTTCGTACTTCCCGCCGCCTATCTGATGATGCGGCGTCCCCGGACCAATCGGTCCAAACCCCTCGAAGGAGAAGAAGAATGCGTATTACAACCCTCGTGA
- a CDS encoding multicopper oxidase domain-containing protein codes for MDQWSIASSLNRRALLRRAGTAAAGLVALPLSACEAQNSLFSADGAGANPLAIPELNQGIVEQGERVFRLSISAGQKEFVPGVVSSTIGVNAPYLGPTLEMRRGERVRLHVDNGLDDGATVHWHGFELPAAADGGPHQLIRPGARWSPSFEVRQRASLYWYHSHLHRGTGPQVYAGLAAPIYVRDDEEDALDLPSEYGVDDIPLIVQDRVLDNSGKLLYPQNMHAQMMGVRGDRLYVNGTQNAVFDARTGLLRLRILNGSNARFYDFSLSGGQTMQIIASDGGLLERPHAVRSLRLAPGERAQILVDLSEGRPLSLVATSPDNSMGMMGGDGGGMMGGGMMGRRRDDTEMDEPFRVLDIRPSDSSPQRKLPSQLAPLPALDPSLAVRTRRFVLDMGMMGGGMSINGASMDMNVINERVPVGQWEIWEIANASMMAHPFHIHNAQFRVIDRNGRTPPPLETGYKDTVIVDPREQVRLLLRFEEHTDPDLPYMYHCHILEHEDAGMMGQFVVVDS; via the coding sequence ATGGATCAGTGGTCGATTGCATCCAGCCTCAACCGTCGTGCCTTGCTGCGACGGGCTGGCACAGCGGCTGCCGGCCTCGTGGCACTTCCCTTGTCTGCATGCGAAGCGCAAAATTCGCTGTTTAGTGCCGATGGAGCCGGCGCCAATCCGCTCGCCATTCCCGAGCTCAATCAGGGAATTGTCGAACAAGGCGAACGGGTCTTTCGACTGTCGATATCCGCGGGGCAGAAGGAGTTCGTTCCCGGGGTCGTTTCGTCTACGATCGGTGTAAACGCGCCTTATCTTGGTCCGACATTGGAGATGCGCCGCGGCGAGCGGGTCCGGTTGCATGTCGACAATGGCTTGGACGACGGCGCGACAGTCCACTGGCACGGGTTCGAGCTTCCCGCCGCTGCGGATGGCGGACCGCACCAGCTTATCCGCCCCGGCGCGCGCTGGAGCCCGTCTTTCGAAGTTCGCCAGCGTGCCTCTCTCTATTGGTATCATTCGCACCTGCATCGCGGCACGGGACCGCAGGTCTATGCTGGTCTTGCCGCGCCGATCTATGTCCGTGATGATGAAGAGGACGCGCTGGACCTGCCGAGCGAATACGGCGTGGATGATATTCCGCTTATCGTTCAGGACCGCGTGCTCGATAACTCCGGCAAGCTCCTCTATCCGCAGAATATGCATGCGCAAATGATGGGCGTGCGCGGGGATCGACTCTACGTCAATGGCACGCAAAACGCGGTGTTTGACGCTCGGACCGGCCTGTTACGTTTGCGTATCCTCAATGGATCGAACGCTCGTTTCTACGATTTCTCGCTGTCCGGTGGTCAGACCATGCAGATCATCGCCAGTGATGGTGGCTTGCTGGAGCGTCCGCATGCGGTCCGCTCGCTCAGGCTCGCACCAGGTGAGCGGGCGCAGATCCTCGTCGATCTTTCCGAGGGGCGCCCTCTCAGCCTTGTGGCGACCAGTCCGGACAATTCGATGGGCATGATGGGCGGCGACGGCGGCGGTATGATGGGCGGCGGCATGATGGGCCGACGCCGCGACGATACCGAGATGGACGAGCCGTTCCGCGTCCTCGACATCAGACCCTCTGACTCCTCGCCGCAAAGGAAACTGCCGTCGCAGCTTGCTCCGCTACCAGCACTCGACCCTTCACTTGCAGTACGAACCCGGCGGTTTGTGCTCGATATGGGAATGATGGGCGGCGGGATGTCTATCAATGGTGCCAGCATGGACATGAATGTCATCAACGAGCGGGTGCCCGTCGGTCAGTGGGAAATCTGGGAAATCGCCAATGCTTCGATGATGGCGCATCCCTTTCATATTCATAACGCGCAGTTTCGCGTGATCGACCGCAACGGCCGAACTCCGCCGCCATTGGAGACTGGTTACAAGGATACGGTTATTGTCGACCCGCGCGAGCAAGTGCGCCTGCTATTACGGTTTGAGGAACACACGGACCCGGATTTGCCGTATATGTATCACTGCCACATTCTCGAGCATGAGGATGCCGGAATGATGGGGCAGTTCGTCGTCGTGGACAGCTAA